ggccatctagtgagcatagatattcgccATCCCAGTTActcacgggtcatgagccagacgtgtcccacatcaaaacatttggatgtgccgtctacgttccaattgctccaccacagagaacgaaaatgggaccacaaaggaggatgggaatatacgtaggatatgattCCCCGAGCATTATAAAGTATTTTGAGCCAAAAACCGgagatttgtttaaggccagatacgcagactcacagtttgatgagtccacatatccgaccttagggggagataacggcCGGTTGAGCAAAGAAATCGAATGGTCTcgaccatcaatatcttggcaagatcctcggactaaagaatgtgatatggaagtccaaaagattatacatcttcaaaagctagctaatcaactgccagattcatttgctgacccaaatcgAGTGACAAAATCGTAtatcccggcttgtaatgcaccaatacGAATAGATGTCCAGAAGGGACaaggtcaagtggctacagagtctaaacaacgtctcaaacgtggtagacctattggttccaaagataaacagtctcggaagtccaagagaggtgctggatccgagagcatcaaggaaaccgtCCAGAACATTAATGGACCGGCCGAGCCGACCCAGACGGTCGAGCCAAGTGAGCCGGCCATGCCAATTGATCCGACCGTTCCAAATGGTGGGGTTCGGGACGCCGAACTTCATGGGACACAAGGGCCAgacaatcaagagatctctataaactatataatgtctggaacgaaatggaacagaaatgatatcgacgtcgatgatatttttgcttataaagtagcacttgagatcatggaaaaagatgaggatctagaacccacgtccatatatgaatgcatgcaaagatcatattggatcaaatggaaagaagctataaacgtggagttagaataaTTAAAGAAAAGAGGCGTTTCTGGCCCTATAACCGTGAcacctagagatgtcaaaccagtgggatacaaatgggtctttgtgagaaagagaaatgagaaaggagaagtagtgagatacaaagcacggcttgtagcacaaggattctcacagagaccaggaatagattatgaggaaacttattcccctgtggtggacgCAACTACATTACGATACttgatcagtctggccgtgaaagAAAAGCTTGATctgcgcctaatggatgtagtaactgcgtATCTGtacggtccactggataatgaaattcatatgagagttccagagggtattgagctcaaagataagaaaggttctcgagaacatcattgtattaagctgaataaagccttgtacggtttgaaacaatcaggtcgaatgtggtacaacagATTATCAGAGTACCTAATGAAAGAAGgttataagaacgatccaataagtccatgtatctttataaagagatTTGACAGCAAGGGCTTCGTGATtatgtctgtctatgtggacgacctgaatgtgATTGGAAcccctggagagatttcccaaacggtcgaatgtctaaagaaagaattcgaaatgaaagaattcgaaatgaaagacttaggaaaaactaagttctgtttgggactgcaatttgagtatgtggataatggaatccttgtgcatcaaaagacatatacagaaaagatactcaagcagttTAATATGGACAAGGCTCATTCCTTGTCGagtcctatggtcgtgaggtccttagaccttgagaaggatCCATTCGGACCAAGGAAGCCGGACGAGGATATGCTCGGGCCGGAAATACCTTATCTAAGTGCCATTGGAGCATTAATGTATTTGGCTAGccatactagaccggacattAGTTTTGCCGTGAGTTTACTGTCTAGATTTAGTTCATGTCTGACACTTAAGCACTGGAACGGAAtaaaacatctgttcagatatctgcaaggaacaaccGATCTCGGTTTGTTCTATATGAGCCGACCAGGAGATAGCTTGGccggatatgcagatgctgggtacttatctgactcacacaatgctagatctcagacagGTTACGTGTTTACACACGGTGGGGCTGCAGTAAGTTGGCGGTCCACAAAACAAACCTTAGTGGCAACATCATccaatcatgccgagatcatagctatgtatgaagcaagccgagagcttGTGTGGTTGAGGAATATGACCGGCCATATCTTAAAGGAGAGTGGCTTGGCCGTgggaaaagaaaaggaagaaccaACGATCATCTGTGAGGACAATGTAGCCTGTATAGCTCAGCTCAAAGATGGATACGTTAAGGGAGATAGAACGAAACACAtcttgcctaagttcttcttcacccacgacctGCAGAAGGCTAAAGAAGTTGAAGTGGTTCAAGTTCGGTCCAGTGACAATTCGGCCGATCTGTTCACTAAGTCTCTGTCaacctcaacgttcaagaagctggttcatcagataggaatGCGCCAGTTGAAGGATCTTCaatgatgccttcatcagggggagtgtcatgtgttgtactctttttcctgtctacagtttccattttttcccaccttgggtttttggttttcctagagaggttttaatgaggcaacgtcgtgcatgatacaaacccatatggttatggcatccaagggggagtgttataaatcattatgtgGATGGCCCATAACCATGACCAAGACAAGGCCAAACCGTggcccaagaggagagagagtcggcggcccaagaggagagagagacggccgaCTTTAGATCTAGGAAGTTTCCATTTATCTGTTTAGACCTTTTtctatttcatgttgtattaggttttggataattttctttttcctatactttgtaatccttatataaggaatcTCTATTactcattaataatacacagacAAAATTCCCCGTTATTTTACAACAGATGTGATATAGTTTTTGATTGAATTAATTTTCTGTTTggtcaaataaataaaagatatgaTCATGAAGACATCAACCACGATGAAATCACTCTCATCGCTTTGATCAATGCGTTTCTGAAATTTTTGGAGACAGAAAAATTGTACGAGAAGATGACGAAAATATCTATTAATATCACAAAAGATTCACTGATCAATGTGTTTCGTGTGTTTGATCACTTAGACAAGGCCAATCATATATTTATTGTCATGTTTAACAAAGGTTGTTTCTTGGATGTAATAACTTAGACGAggcaaataatatatttgagtGCACTTTGACATTCAATTTACAACAATCTTTGTActtgaaacaaacaaacaaacaaacaaacaaacaaaacaataaacacAATAATAGTAAAAACATAATGATTTAGGCATCATATttcttattataatttattaatatgaaTAATCGTTATTGCATTAAATTAATAGAGTGACAAAtgatcatttaaaatataactaaaccTTGATGACACttcaagaaaacagcggtattctgacggacattctgacggaaaatgaaatcctcggaatttcccgaggaattttcgaggaaattccgaggaaacccaaaatttgggtttcctcggaatttcctcggaatataccgacggaattccgaggaaacataaatccgtcggaatattccgaagaaattccgacgaactagtgatcgatcgatgcgtttttggacatatacccatcgatcgatcacattgttacgctttggtccatcttagtgatcgatagatgcgtttttggacataaatccatcgattgatccgtttataaaaaaatatttgagatttcgaaaccccaaacactagttcctcggaatttcctcggaatattccgaggaaattccgaggaacacttgatatcctcgatcgatcgatgggataatctcatcgatcaatcacattgttacgctttggtccatcttagtgatcgatcgatgcgtttgtggACATATattcatcgatcgatccgtttataaaaaaacattcgagattttgaaaccccaaacactagttcctcggaatttcctcggaatatttcgacggaattccgaggaagaaaagggtttcctcggaattccctcggaatattccgaggaaattccgaggaaatagggtttttaaaccgaaaacaacgtttttgcggtttgaataacacctatataacccttattaagtgtcttacgttcattatgaagtcaaaaatttgttccttaccctataataaacacttttccgattgtatgaacgaaatccccacaacataagagaaacacttatacactttaatgaacggtaaagggaatacttacaattcgttttgaaatttgttatttcatggtttatgctcatctatacaaagaatcctcaatggtatgcattacaattgtataagaaatgaaatacggcaaaaaaaattgatgttttgaaaccccaaacactagttcatcggtatttcctcggaatattccgaggaaattccgaggaacaatataaattaatagaaatacatgcacaggatattatttttcctcgaattaatgaaaatattccgaggaaattccgacggatatttaagtggccgtcggaatttcctcggaatattttcatttaaccgggcaaacaagccgccaaatatttcgggataattgaaattgaaaatactgaggaaattccgacggaaaatatccgtcggacccaaggttttataaactcgaacgcatcttcttccccatttctctcttcttcctctccggcgatctctctctccttccggcgttctccaccttttCTCGCGATGATCTCTCCGGAaaatcctttccattcccttacaaatcatgtaaggaccatatcccactctcttaggtcctatttgttaggtttttaagtagatttgatgattttagaaggtttttgatagatttttgttagggtgattgggtaggattgtgatttgttgtgtaataggtttagaattgtgatttggttgtgttgaattgatttagaactttttttataaattgttcattatttttgtatttacaaaacgttttttatatatatattcgattttacaaaacgttttttgtatataaattcgatttttggatttatgaaagatgatttcatatttataaaaatatttatatttattaaaactaattttgtatttataaaacatttttttgatttataaacactattttttttttatttataaaaactatttttaaatatacaaaccgttctttgtatataaattctatttttggttttataaaagatgatttcatattttaaaattaattttgtatttataaaatattttttttatttataaacactattttattattttttgtatttataaaaactattttgtatttataaaaagatgatttcatatctattaaaatatttatatttataaaactaattttgtatttataaaacattttttgatttataaacactattttattattttttgtatttataaaaactattttatatttataaaaagatgatttcatatttattaaaactaattttgtatttataaaacattttttttatttataaaaactattttattattttttgtattttaaatatgttttctattttaattttaattttatattttcgaatttcaatttaaaaaaatatatttataattttttttttaattttggaaatattccgaggaagtttatccctcggaatattccgacgacatattcctcggaatattccgaggaatttacgacgaacttgtggtcctcggaattccgtcgaaaatttccgagggatttccgaggaaagatgaatttccgaggagttatttccgaggacttttttcgtcggtaagtcgtcggaatagcgttattccgacgacataccgacgattttttccctcagtatgccgctgttttcttgtagtgtgataCCTAATAACTTACATGTAGTTTTAAGCATAATACGATAAACAAAACGCCTAGGAAACAAAATGCCAATACAATCTTCAGGAATACCGAGTAAAACTATGCAACATTCttttgtaacatttttgaaATGGAAATTCTTCACTGATTCGACACAGTTCGGAATTTTTCTTGCATCTGCCACACAAGTTAATGGCTTTGGGAACATTCTTTTCTCTCCTGTTGGAGCAAATGCAGAATCACTAAcactatttatattttgagaaattgaGAGAATCATTACCATTATCAATAAAATGGATAGGAACACTGGTTTTTTACTTCCACTCATTATTTAATGTCTATACAATTTATGTTTTAGCTTGTGCTTACTATGACATTAGTTctagtatttataatttttacattCATGAATTTTTAGTGGAGTTATTATTTGGGATATTGTACATGCATATATGttagatatatttaaatatcttactTTACAGAGCTAAAATATTTAAGGTATCACATCAACTAGGTGATATCATCATCCATTCTAAAGCAAATAAATCATTTAAGATTTTCTTAAGGATTGAAATTTagcattttttcttcttaaattcacattttaaatttatcaagAAAGTAAATTATACccttcattttataaaatacactatatataattatagCAGTCAGAAAAAAATTGGATGGCTGGTAGATTCTACAGCATATACGACAAAGTTGGTTTctaagaaaatatgtttttattttaaaaaaatgtttttatttttttaatagtcaaaatataaaaaaatacttttatttatttgatagaATTTGTCAATACATACTAACCGCTACTATactattgtaaatatttattatatatttacctATCTTTTTATCTGAATGacataaaatattaatctatatgcatagtaaataaattttctttttttaattagcaATTCTTAGAATGAATGcatgatttttatatatttattttgtgcaGATacgtatttgaatatttttaaatgtatatatcTGATAGtatttagatataaaatttaatcagaataaatatttttaattaaaataaattattattttaaaataattttttagtatattaaatcttcaaaaaataaacatgtgattgttatatatatatgacatgttagtttaaaaatgtcaatattactaaaaattcttttatttcagaataaaatataaatcaatatcaaataagaaaaacttacaaaaGCAAATATGTTACATATAAGTTaacttaatattaaatatattttataaaataaaattaaaataaataatttaaaatgtaagtCTTTCAGACAATTATAactacatatatttaaaaacatgtgattttcaaattttagcCTATATGGTATtgaaaataacatatactatatataat
This genomic stretch from Brassica napus cultivar Da-Ae chromosome C9, Da-Ae, whole genome shotgun sequence harbors:
- the LOC111209459 gene encoding uncharacterized protein LOC111209459, whose protein sequence is MYEASRELVWLRNMTGHILKESGLAVGKEKEEPTIICEDNVACIAQLKDGYVKGDRTKHILPKFFFTHDLQKAKEVEVVQVRSSDNSADLFTKSLSTSTFKKLVHQIGMRQLKDLQ
- the LOC106448405 gene encoding uncharacterized protein LOC106448405; protein product: MSGSKKPVFLSILLIMVMILSISQNINSVSDSAFAPTGEKRMFPKPLTCVADARKIPNCVESVKNFHFKNVTKECCIVLLGIPEDCIGILFPRRFVYRIMLKTTCKLLGITLQENSGILREKIVGMSSE